The Pimelobacter simplex genomic sequence CTGGCTCGTGATCGACGCGACGGACGTCGTCCTCGGTCGCCTGGCGGTCACCGCCGCCAACCTGCTGCGCGGCAAGCACAAGCCGATCTTCGCGCCCAACGCGGACACCGGTGACTACGTCATCATCGTCAACGCGGACAAGGTCGCCCTGTCCGGCAACAAGCGGACGGCCAAGATGGTCTACCGCCACTCGGGCTTCCCGGGTGGTCTGACCGCGACCCCGATCGGTGAGGTCATCGACAAGGACGCTCGCAAGGCCGTCGAGAAGGCCGTGTGGGGCATGCTGCCGAAGAACCGCCTCGGCCGGCAGATGATCAAGAAGCTGAAGGTCTACAGCGGCCCGGCTCACCCCCACCAGGCCCAGCAGGCCGTTCCCTACGAGATCACC encodes the following:
- the rplM gene encoding 50S ribosomal protein L13 → MRTYAPKPDDVERAWLVIDATDVVLGRLAVTAANLLRGKHKPIFAPNADTGDYVIIVNADKVALSGNKRTAKMVYRHSGFPGGLTATPIGEVIDKDARKAVEKAVWGMLPKNRLGRQMIKKLKVYSGPAHPHQAQQAVPYEITQISQ